In one window of Rhodanobacter sp. FDAARGOS 1247 DNA:
- a CDS encoding zinc-dependent alcohol dehydrogenase family protein: MTIASSMQAAVLENHGAPFRLTSIARPVPQAGQVLVCIMASGVNPLDLKIRSGAAEHARHPLPAILGIDMAGVVVALGAGVTGFRVGDEVYGMTGGVGGVQGSLAEYAAVDASLLALKPAHFSMREAASLPLVFITAWEGLVDRAHVGAGQTVLVQGGAGGVGSMAIQIARAFGATVFATDTAARGSISQQLGATPIDHEQMPVEEQIAVHTAGRGFDVVYDTAGGASLDASFRAVARFGHVVSSLGWGTHALAPLSFRAATYSGVFTLLPLLTGEGKPHHGEILREATRLAEAGMIRPLLDARQFELATVGEAHALIEQRQARGKVVVSIQG, encoded by the coding sequence ATGACTATCGCTTCCTCCATGCAAGCCGCCGTTCTTGAAAACCACGGCGCCCCATTCCGCCTGACCAGCATCGCCCGCCCCGTGCCGCAGGCGGGCCAGGTGCTGGTGTGCATCATGGCCAGTGGCGTCAATCCGCTGGACCTGAAGATCCGCAGCGGTGCCGCCGAACACGCCCGTCATCCGCTGCCGGCGATCCTGGGCATCGACATGGCCGGCGTCGTCGTCGCGCTGGGTGCGGGCGTCACCGGCTTTCGGGTGGGTGACGAGGTCTATGGCATGACGGGTGGTGTCGGTGGCGTGCAGGGTTCGCTGGCCGAATATGCCGCCGTGGATGCCAGCCTGCTGGCGCTCAAGCCCGCGCACTTCAGCATGCGCGAGGCGGCCTCGCTGCCGCTGGTCTTCATCACCGCGTGGGAAGGTCTGGTGGATCGTGCCCACGTAGGCGCCGGCCAGACCGTGCTGGTGCAAGGCGGCGCGGGCGGCGTGGGCAGCATGGCGATCCAGATTGCCCGTGCTTTCGGCGCGACCGTTTTCGCCACGGACACCGCGGCGCGCGGCAGCATCAGCCAGCAACTGGGCGCGACACCGATCGACCACGAGCAGATGCCGGTCGAAGAACAGATAGCCGTCCATACGGCCGGTCGCGGTTTCGACGTGGTGTATGACACCGCCGGCGGCGCGAGCCTGGATGCGTCGTTCAGGGCCGTGGCGCGTTTCGGTCACGTGGTCAGCTCGCTGGGTTGGGGTACGCACGCGCTGGCGCCCCTCTCGTTCCGGGCCGCCACCTATTCCGGCGTGTTCACCTTGCTGCCCCTGCTGACCGGCGAAGGCAAGCCGCATCACGGCGAGATCCTGCGCGAAGCCACGCGCCTGGCCGAGGCAGGGATGATCAGGCCGCTGCTGGACGCGCGCCAGTTCGAGCTGGCCACGGTCGGTGAAGCCCATGCCTTGATCGAGCAGCGACAGGCGCGCGGCAAGGTGGTGGTCAGCATCCAGGGATGA
- a CDS encoding LysR family transcriptional regulator has product MAYSAWEEVVSTLRPSISFENPIFCILFMHNCMAADLAFQRGAAMEWSDLRVFLAIAREGTLGAAARKLGQTQPTMGRRLQALENAVGHKLFQRTSEGFVLTDEGAAVLNHAERIEDEALAFQRQLAGQERQLDGLLRITASDWFAEHVLTPVIAEFARAYPHVTVELLTDTRFLSLSRREADLAFRIRPFDEPDIVSRKLLHMPYGVYMAADYPPPRAGDGEGAGLITMDSAFGNMPDVAWLQRVLPNARVAFRSNARAVQARMCMQGSGVAVLPRPLGDALDSLRRIDLGEEPPARETWIGYHRDMRRLARLRALLDLVVARLAD; this is encoded by the coding sequence ATGGCGTACTCGGCGTGGGAGGAAGTGGTCTCCACGCTACGCCCGTCAATTTCGTTTGAAAATCCAATATTTTGCATTTTATTCATGCATAATTGCATGGCTGCCGACCTGGCTTTCCAACGAGGTGCCGCGATGGAATGGAGCGATCTGCGTGTCTTCCTGGCCATCGCACGCGAGGGCACGCTCGGTGCCGCCGCGCGCAAGCTGGGACAAACCCAGCCCACCATGGGCCGCCGGTTGCAGGCGCTGGAAAACGCCGTGGGGCACAAGCTGTTCCAGCGCACCTCGGAGGGTTTCGTGCTCACCGACGAGGGAGCGGCGGTACTCAACCACGCCGAACGCATCGAGGACGAAGCACTCGCGTTCCAGCGCCAGCTGGCCGGCCAGGAACGGCAGCTCGACGGCCTGCTGCGGATCACCGCCTCGGACTGGTTCGCCGAACACGTGCTGACACCGGTCATCGCGGAATTCGCTCGGGCCTATCCGCACGTCACCGTCGAACTGCTGACCGACACGCGTTTCCTCAGCCTGTCACGCCGCGAAGCCGACCTGGCGTTCCGCATCAGGCCCTTCGACGAACCCGACATCGTCTCGCGCAAGCTGCTGCACATGCCGTACGGCGTGTACATGGCTGCCGATTATCCCCCGCCCCGCGCCGGCGATGGTGAAGGTGCCGGGCTGATCACCATGGACAGCGCCTTCGGCAACATGCCCGACGTCGCCTGGTTGCAGCGCGTGCTCCCGAATGCCCGCGTGGCGTTTCGCAGCAACGCGCGCGCCGTGCAGGCAAGGATGTGCATGCAGGGTTCGGGCGTTGCGGTCCTGCCGCGTCCATTGGGCGATGCGCTCGACAGTTTGCGGCGCATCGACCTGGGCGAAGAGCCACCGGCGCGCGAAACCTGGATCGGCTATCACCGCGACATGCGCCGGCTGGCGCGGCTGAGGGCGCTGCTGGACCTGGTGGTTGCGCGGTTGGCCGATTGA